From Nicotiana tabacum cultivar K326 chromosome 22, ASM71507v2, whole genome shotgun sequence, one genomic window encodes:
- the LOC107782262 gene encoding uncharacterized protein LOC107782262, with protein sequence MKKLLWWYAWSTYEKEFKDQLKKLGQLDEDAAKALVSYPPKNWCRAYFDTQCKYFMVDNNFTKSFNSWIVEARQKPIIKMLEDIRVMNMLRDHEAEILRWKDEFSPHAMQLFKDYRVIANNCKVVFNGDIGYEVVEGTDRHTVNMELKRCTCRA encoded by the exons ATGAAAAAACTTCTTTGGTGGTATGCCTGGAGCACATATGAAAAGGAGTTTAAAGATCAGTTAAAGAAATTGGGTCAGCTAGATGAGGATGCTGCTAAGGCTTTGGTGAGCTATCCACCCAAAAATTGGTGTAGAGCTTATTTTGACACCCAATGCAAGTACTTTATGGTGGACAACAACTTCACAAAATCTTTCAACTCTTGGATTGTAGAGGCCAGACAAAAACCaattataaagatgcttgaagaTATTAGG GTTATGAACATGTTAAGGGATCACGAAGCTGAGATTTTACGTTGGAAAGATGAGTTTTCACCACATGCAATGCAGCTTTTTAAAGATTACAGAGTTATTGCCAACAACTGTAAGGTTGTGTTCAATGGTGACATTGGATATGAGGTGGTTGAGGGTACAGATAGGCATACAGTCAATATGGAGCTTAAGAGATGCACATGCAGGGCATGA
- the LOC107782260 gene encoding protein NETWORKED 1D codes for MATLSHQDSRRMYSWWWNSHISPKNSRWLQENLTDMDVKVKGMIKLINEDADSFARRAEMYYKKRPELMKFVEEFYRAYRALAERYDHATGVIRHAHQTMTDLGLGDDSLAGSDPQTPELTPMRGLFEPEEMQKDALGISSHDLKSNGAFTDESHSVMKRKVLKQRNDVFADGRVRKGLDFSETEEKAAGVQTNERNSFESRALPDSECKVESEEILTLKKALAQVEAEKEAGLIQYQQTLEKLSHLESVISRAKEDSRGFGERASKAEAEAQTLKEALSALGAEKEASLQQYQKSLDRISELENTVAHSQENAAALGERAGEAELEAQSLREDLAKVAAEKDEALKQYMQSLEMIAKLENKLMCAEEDAKKLTERAEKAENEVESLKRDILKLTGEKEAAALQLQQCLETISILEEKLSCAKEEAQRLNAEINDGVAKLEGAEERCLLLERSNKSLQSELESLTLKMGTQGQELTEKQKELGTLWTCVQEERLRFVEAETAFQTLQHLHAKAQEEMRALASELQNRLQVLKDLETRNQTLQDEVQKVKEENKDLNEINVSSAISTRDMQNEISSLREVNGKLEVEVELRVDQRNALQQEIYCLKEELNDHNKKLLSIVTQVQAVGLDPECFESSVKELQDEKSNLNEACERERSEKVALLEKLQVFEELVEKNSILENSLSDLSAELEAVRGSLQALEDSCQSLLEEKSALLNDKATLTSELQVTIENLEKVSAKNTVLENSLSDAHVELQSLKVKSKSLEDSCEILVKEKADLACEKESLFSQLQAAQVALDDLEGRYSVLEQRHSALEKEKELTLHAMEELRISLDAKICEHDRFVHMSDARLAGMESEMHLLQEECQLTKQEFDKLLENATESDILNFALKTSTLDLEGKGSSLLCEYQKLFEASALSKTLISDLKQQNVEQKMEMTSLFDQVSTLRNGIFKLLKALDIVPNHVCQDRKDQVHLDHIFHRVEVAKESFYKTEEENHQRAIQMNVLVTLLEQLKLEVEHLVAEKKIIGQESNIKSEQLLALQSEAIKLKEGSEELKLKIREKDHRGELLEIENCNLAKALQLAEDELKNVKSMRDQLNLQVNDGKNLLFEKDIELQGMEEKLYLTETEKSVLHQILENLSRELIGSKRIVEDQEIKILKLCADNNQLSTEKAKLSEASQLLREGLQQYRGELEKLKKLLFEKNIELQGMEQKLYLTETEKSVLHQILKNLSRELIGSKKVVKDQEIKILKLCGDNNQLSTEKAHLFQASRLLREGLQRSCGELEKLKMQEEALHNELHKQLNDIDAQKLEMDVLLGELQVSMFYQILYEQKIHELAQACHSFDVQITSKDEDIKLLKEKVKTLGTENEDLNSQLAAYGPAILSLSQCISSLEKHSYLHGKPKKPDTEDTKDIVVAYPVDSTHLEDNENAVTTDAFLDLHGLEIRVRAVEKALVEMQQLLGQENVNMQMKLQAAMQQIEELKSKSSLRKRNSAPKSEIFEAESGILTKDIMLDHVSECSSNRIGRKEEQDETNNLVFDLWDPANPTVIGKAKLDDTPNAENDIDFHKRVISVKRKCQNPASDELGEKDSSEGKLNISKRSTASTQEGNKRKVLERLDSDVQKLTNLQITVEDLKRELEITEKGKKGKAVAELETLKGQLNEAEAAIHKLFDLTGKLMKNMEDSFGSSDMKSALESEEIGNVSRRRISEQARRISEKIGRLQLEVQKLQFVLLKLNDESKGNSKASETKRRVLLRDYLYGGVRKSNRKKRAPFCACIQPPTQGD; via the exons ATGGCAACTTTGTCGCATCAAGATTCTCGACGCATGTACTCGTGGTGGTGGAATAGTCACATTAGTCCCAAAAACTCAAGATGGCTACAGGAGAATCTCACAG ATATGGATGTAAAAGTCAAAGGAATGATCAAACTCATAAATGAAGATGCTGATTCTTTTGCAAGGAGAGCGGAGATGTACTATAAGAAACGGCCAGAATTAATGAAATTTGTAGAAGAATTCTATAGAGCATACcgtgcattggctgaaagatatGATCATGCAACCGGGGTGATCCGGCATGCCCACCAGACCATGACAGATCTTGGACTTGGAGACGATTCGCTGGCGGGTTCTGATCCTCAAACACCGGAGCTAACCCCAATGCGCGGTCTTTTTGAACCTGAAGAGATGCAGAAAGATGCTCTTGGAATTTCTTCTCATGATCTCAAGAGCAATGGAGCATTCACAGATGAGTCACACTCAGTGATGAAAAGAAAAGTATTGAAGCAGCGCAATGATGTGTTTGCTGATGGAAGGGTTAGGAAGGGTCTGGATTTTAGTGAGACAGAGGAGAAAGCAGCAGGAGTGCAGACCAATGAGAGAAACAGTTTCGAATCGCGAGCACTTCCAGATTCAGAGTGCAAAGTTGAATCTGAGGAGATTCTGACATTGAAGAAAGCTCTTGCCCAAGTGGAAGCTGAGAAAGAAGCAGGCCTTATTCAGTACCAACAGACATTGGAAAAGTTATCTCATCTGGAGTCAGTAATATCTCGAGCCAAAGAGGATTCCCGAGGATTTGGTGAACGAGCAAGCAAAGCTGAAGCTGAAGCCCAAACCTTAAAGGAGGCACTCTCTGCATTGGGAGCTGAAAAGGAGGCTAGTCTTCAGCAGTATCAGAAGTCCTTAGACAGGATCTCTGAGTTGGAGAATACCGTTGCCCATTCCCAAGAGAACGCTGCTGCACTTGGTGAAAGAGCTGGCGAGGCTGAACTTGAAGCCCAATCTTTAAGAGAGGATCTCGCTAAGGTAGCAGCTGAAAAAGATGAAGCTCTCAAGCAGTATATGCAATCTCTTGAGATGATAGCAAAGCTCGAGAACAAATTAATGTGCGCTGAAGAAGATGCAAAAAAGTTAACTGAGAGGGCTGAGAAAGCAGAAAATGAGGTTGAATCTCTCAAACGGGACATACTAAAATTGACTGGGGAAAAAGAAGCTGCGGCTCTGCAGCTTCAGCAATGCTTGGAAACCATCTCCATTTTAGAGGAGAAGCTTTCTTGTGCCAAAGAGGAGGCCCAAAGGTTGAATGCAGAGATCAACGACGGAGTTGCCAAGTTAGAAGGTGCAGAAGAGCGCTGCCTTTTATTAGAAAGATCCAATAAATCTCTTCAGTCTGAGCTGGAATCTCTGACACTGAAGATGGGTACCCAAGGTCAAGAACTTACAGAAAAGCAGAAGGAACTGGGAACCTTGTGGACTTGTGTACAAGAAGAACGTTTGCGTTTTGTTGAGGCTGAAACTGCTTTCCAAACTCTGCAGCATCTGCATGCCAAAGCTCAGGAAGAAATGAGGGCGCTGGCTTCAGAGCTTCAGAACCGGTTACAGGTGTTAAAGGATTTGGAAACTCGTAATCAAACATTGCAGGATGAAGTCCAGAAGGTTAAAGAGGAGAACAAGGACCTCAATGAGATAAATGTATCATCAGCTATATCTACGAGGGATATGCAAAATGAGATATCTAGCTTAAGGGAAGTGAACGGAAAACTCGAGGTAGAGGTTGAGCTTCGAGTGGACCAAAGAAATGCTCTTCAGCAAGAAATCTACTGCCTTAAGGAAGAACTTAATGATCACAACAAGAAATTATTGTCTATTGTGACACAGGTGCAGGCAGTAGGCCTTGACCCAGAATGCTTTGAATCATCTGTCAAGGAGCTGCAAGATGAAAAGTCAAATCTGAACGAAGCATGTGAGAGGGAAAGAAGTGAAAAAGTAGCTCTTCTGGAGAAGCTACAAGTGTTCGAGGAGCTTGTTGAGAAAAACTCCATTCTGGAAAATTCTCTGTCGGATCTGAGTGCTGAACTGGAAGCTGTGAGAGGAAGTTTACAGGCATTAGAAGACTCCTGTCAATCTCTTCTAGAGGAGAAATCTGCACTTCTCAATGACAAAGCCACTTTAACGAGTGAGTTGCAAGTAACCATTGAGAATCTGGAAAAAGTCTCAGCTAAGAATACCGTTCTTGAGAATTCCCTTTCTGATGCTCATGTTGAACTTCAGAGCTTAAAGGTAAAATCAAAGAGCCTAgaggattcatgtgaaatactaGTCAAAGAGAAAGCAGATCTTGCCTGTGAAAAGGAAAGTCTATTTTCTCAGTTGCAGGCTGCACAAGTTGCACTGGATGATCTGGAGGGAAGGTATTCAGTACTGGAACAAAGGCATTCAGCTTTGGAGAAAGAGAAGGAATTGACTCTTCATGCAATGGAGGAGCTGAGGATTTCTTTAGATGCAAAAATTTGTGAACATGACAGATTTGTCCACATGAGTGATGCACGGTTGGCTGGTATGGAATCAGAGATGCATCTTTTGCAGGAAGAATGTCAATTAACTAAGCAAGAGTTTGATAAGCTGCTCGAAAATGCTACGGAGTCTGACATTCTCAACTTCGCCTTAAAGACATCCACCCTAGATCTTGAAGGAAAAGGTTCTTCTTTGCTGTGTGAGTATCAGAAGCTTTTTGAAGCATCTGCATTATCTAAAACTTTGATTTCTGATTTAAAGCAACAGAATGTTGAACAAAAAATGGAAATGACATCCTTGTTTGATCAAGTTAGTACTCTGAGAAATGGGATATTTAAGTTGCTGAAGGCTCTTGATATTGTTCCAAACCATGTATGTCAAGACAGGAAAGACCAAGTACATCTTGACCATATTTTTCATAGAGTTGAAGTTGCTAAAGAATCATTCTACAAAACTGAGGAAGAAAATCACCAAAGGGCTATTCAGATGAATGTTCTTGTCACATTGCTGGAGCAATTAAAACTAGAGGTGGAGCATCTTGTTGCTGAAAAGAAAATTATCGGGCAGGAGTCAAATATCAAATCGGAGCAATTATTGGCGTTGCAGAGTGAAGCCATTAAACTCAAAGAGGGTAGTGAAGAACTGAAATTAAAAATCAGGGAGAAGGATCACAGAGGGGAACTGCTAGAAATTGAGAACTGTAACCTGGCAAAAGCATTGCAGTTGGCAGAAGATGAGTTGAAGAATGTTAAAAGTATGAGGGATCAGCTCAATCTTCAAGTAAATGATGGCAAAAATCTTTTGTTTGAGAAGGATATTGAGCTTCAGGGAATGGAAGAGAAGCTTTATCTTACTGAAACTGAGAAATCTGTGTTGCATCAAATTTTGGAGAACTTGAGCAGAGAACTAATTGGGAGTAAAAGAATTGTGGAGGACCAAGAAATAAAGATCCTAAAGTTGTGTGCTGACAATAACCAATTGAGCACAGAAAAAGCAAAACTTTCCGAGGCCAGTCAATTATTGCGGGAAGGACTTCAGCAATATCGTGGAGAGCTtgaaaaactgaaaaaattgTTGTTTGAGAAGAACATTGAGCTTCAGGGAATGGAACAGAAGCTTTATCTTACTGAAACTGAGAAATCGGTGTTGCATCAAATTTTGAAGAACTTGAGCAGAGAACTAATTGGGAGCAAAAAAGTTGTGAAGGACCAAGAAATAAAGATCCTAAAGTTGTGTGGTGACAATAACCAATTGAGCACAGAAAAAGCACACCTTTTTCAGGCTAGTCGATTATTGCGGGAAGGACTTCAGCGATCTTGTGGAGAGCTTGAAAAACTGAAAATGCAAGAGGAAGCCTTGCATAATGAGCTCCATAAGCAATTGAATGATATTGACGCACAGAAGTTAGAGATGGATGTGCTTTTAGGTGAGTTGCAGGTCTCAATGTTCTACCAAATCCTTTACGAGCAGAAGATTCATGAGCTTGCACAAGCATGTCACAGCTTCGATGTTCAGATCACTTCAAAGGATGAGGATATTaaacttttgaaagaaaaagtgAAAACTTTGGGTACTGAAAATGAAGACCTTAACAGTCAACTTGCTGCATATGGACCTGCAATCTTGTCTTTGAGCCAATGCATATCATCCCTAGAGAAGCACTCCTATTTGCACGGGAAGCCCAAAAAGCCTGATACTGAGGACACAAAG GACATTGTAGTAGCATATCCAGTTGACAGCACTCATTTGGAAGACAATGAAAATGCTGTGACAACCGATGCATTTTTGGACCTGCACGGATTGGAAATAAGAGTTCGAGCTGTTGAGAAGGCATTGGTCGAAATGCAGCAGCTTTTGGGGCAGGAAAATGTTAACATGCAAATGAAGCTACAGGCTGCAATGCAACAGATTGAGGAGTTAAAGTCAAAGAGCAGCCTCCGTAAAAGAAACTCAGCACCTAAATCTGAAATATTTGAGGCAGAAAGCGGAATTTTGACCAAGGATATAATGCTTGACCACGTATCTGAGTGTTCATCCAACAGAATTGGCAGGAAAGAGGAACAGGATGAGACTAATAATCTAGTTTTTGACCTATGGGATCCTGCCAATCCTACTGTTATTGGTAAAGCAAAGTTGGATGATACTCCAAATGCTGAAAATGATATTGATTTCCATAAGCGTGTTATATCTGTGAAGAGAAAGTGTCAAAATCCTGCTTCAGATGAGTTAGGTGAGAAGGATTCGAGTGAGGGCAAATTGAACATCTCAAAAAGATCAACAGCATCCACTCAAGAGGGAAACAAGAGGAAGGTCTTAGAGAGGCTTGATTCAGATGTGCAGAAATTGACGAATCTTCAGATCACAGTAGAAGACTTGAAGAGGGAACTCGAGATTACTGAGAAAGGGAAAAAGGGTAAAGCTGTAGCTGAATTGGAAACTCTCAAAGGACAGCTCAATGAAGCTGAGGCTGCTATTCACAAGTTATTCGATCTTACTGGTAAGTTGATGAAAAACATGGAAGATAGCTTTGGATCTTCTGATATGAAGTCTGCATTGGAGTCGGAAGAGATTGGAAATGTTAGTAGGAGGAGAATATCAGAACAGGCACGAAGAATATCTGAGAAAATTGGGCGGTTGCAATTGGAGGTTCAGAAGTTGCAATTTGTTTTACTGAAACTCAACGACGAAAGCAAAGGAAATAGTAAGGCCTCTGAGACAAAAAGAAGGGTTCTATTGCGAGATTATCTTTATGGCGGAGTTAGAAAAAGCAACAGGAAAAAGAGAGCTCCATTTTGTGCATGCATCCAACCTCCAACTCAAGGAGATTGA
- the LOC107782259 gene encoding uncharacterized protein LOC107782259, whose translation MRNIKETFPKPIKSEPCQRDPNLCCEYHGTHSHRNGDYRHLHEEVKNDHLTKLLSDRDKNNYNHNRDNTEPTKIEDDLPLLTINMIFGGNEISGVTLSAANKTKLLVTHNKRLWEVAEDDITFTEEDADGLLLPHNDALIVSLNVLDFKIKYVLVDPGNSANFIQWRVLEQAKLTGSIIPAIKLLAGFNLKSVTTRGEILLPTNAKGVRKTTLFEVVDGDIGYNLILGRSWLHEMKDVLLTYHQLLKFSTPEGIKQIRRDQLAAKKMNAMSISSSKREEPSK comes from the coding sequence ATGAGAAATATCAAGGAAACGTTTCCGAAGCCAATCAAATCTGAACCCtgccagagggatcccaacttatgTTGCGAATATCATGGGACTCACAGCCACAGAAATGGAGACTACCGGCATCTACATGAGGAGGTAAAGAACGACCATCTCACAAAGTTATTGAGCGACCGAGACAAGAACAATTACAACCACAACCGGGACAACACAGAACCCACGAAAATAGAGGATGACCTTCCTCTGCTaactatcaacatgattttcggagGGAACGAAATCAGCGGTGTAACTTTATCGGCAGCCAACAAAACAAAGCTATTGGTGACCCATAACAAGAGACTCTGGGAAGTCGCTGAAGATGACATCACCTTCACGGAGGAAGATGCCGACGGACTTCTTCTACCGCATAACGATGCCCTGATAGTTTCTCTtaatgttctagattttaagattaaataTGTTTTGGTTGACCCGGGAAACTCAGCCAACTTCATCCAATGGAGAGTGCTGGAACAAGCCAAATTAACAGGAAGTATCATTCCGGCAATAAAGCTTCTCGCCGGTTTCAACCTGAaaagtgtgacaacccgaggagagatctTACTTCCCACGAACGCCAAAGGGGTTAGAAAGACCACCTTATTTGAAGTGGTGGATGGTGACATTGGCTACAACTTAATTCTCGGCAGATCGTGGTTACATGAAATGAAGGACGTACTATTAACATATCACCAACTGTTGAAATTCTCGACTCCAGAGGgaatcaaacaaataagaagaGATCAACTGGCAGCGAAGAAAATGAACGCAATGTCAATTTCTAGCAGTAAAAGAGAGGAACCCAGCAAATAG